A genomic region of Fundulus heteroclitus isolate FHET01 chromosome 24, MU-UCD_Fhet_4.1, whole genome shotgun sequence contains the following coding sequences:
- the LOC105931057 gene encoding microtubule-associated protein tau isoform X4, whose product MEEPTDGCKPLESKVKDHKDVSPTGDVSSLKTEDNAEVMLPEKSQIPLSESTEQMKKIEATSHGNQDSSISKVGLGHETVPLKEGLDEGQCCGSKSYFETTSKSQEQGLSQSYYELSLTSEKMLGVEFEKAADKFEEQEKEEVRTPPGKALSEQRRLSLNIPRESSRETTIKVDKSRRFSETLCPISGSFDGSEVPPLTPFVETHTLPFPPVVSITPTPAPPDGVQTREEVHAEEHESGSEQSESLSEMLDLAGVPLRPSIQMKDHMRRKSMPTSALLGNAFGKLGLSEQILTEVAGENQQEDLGYCVFSECSAPLPSPADVPSPVDSQHQHFPSLGSEEEDPRVSETEGGQLQMQQKDESEITQICQKPLLENKDPPVKTSMILEKAVTSGLKPDRLRIPMTASKDRLTELRLETGLPGDIKIQAIPEVDVEKDPSREASPIPPDSSFTFTPAETGSRVTLSPTKPKSPAEGTAETQGGERLGKDDEPNNASESKTADVELEENKKITVVEDHQEKAGEADINTTAMSTEPLQASTELKPSLGEIDTHILSEMTQHLSIEKPACEKNPQIQIPEVTLTKESAKPQTSSPIIVIPQAQVDEEVEEEDDIEIAEEPQEIIEEPEEIVHSTINITEESIPDVPEIEEQKKDQMRLMVCDKMADDDPKSGAEEWSHSALNSDEGELATDSSHLSPCSDHDLPQQSEEGDEEGNKKEGLQVVKLEGTEEENQGDKKDKALQEDVERVDSDVIGNGKEKKVKIEEDSTKSRDIEIGEEDTSFATNDETTVDVSILDTDSGWMDPQDDDKSIMTEQIEALPQTQRSTAASTVVDCPAKRLPGKGRGRLGTAECKVTRKAPTYHPPKEEIRKKKVGVRRADQSKVSALQSRSPSRKSGAKVAARHPRPALLHGSARHKATGMAHHQPLSVAQPSRERPTSQQRKSSPTRAVLLKMAVQRGGGADQRSPRPGSACSLKRSPLVEAVICQARPSSACSRPPPSPNKWERTYRSPEKRSSLPRPAKSLTRHIPAAEQEDSTPSRPTSIRTDSRGDSRSGRAPSMPGHDSARSRSARSGASTPGSAVTPGTPPSYSCRTPGSRTPGSHTPKSFSVLQEKKVAVIRTPPKSPSSVQRQLKVINQPLPDLKNVKSKVGSTANLKHQPKGGQVHILSEKLDFTHVQAKCGSKDNLKHSPKGGNIHIQTKKIDLSHVTAKCGSMSNIHHRPGGGHVRIENVKLDFKDKAHAKVGSLDNASHMPGGGNIMIESHKLSFRETAKARVDHGAEIIVTHSPGVETGGTSPRLSSAGSINMESPQLSTLAQDVTAALAKQGL is encoded by the exons ATGGAAGAACCCACTGATGGCTGCAAGCCTTTGGAATCTAAAGTCAAGGACCATAAAGATGTTTCACCGACAGGAGATGTGTCAAGTCTTAAGACAGAAGATAATGCTGAAGTTATGTTACCTGAGAAATCACAAATACCTTTGAGTGAAAGCACTgaacaaatgaagaaaatagaAGCAACAAGTCATGGCAACCAGGACAGCAGCATTTCTAAAGTTGGGCTAGGTCATGAAACAGTCCCGTTAAAAGAAGGATTAGATGAAGGCCAATGTTGTGGATCAAAAAGCTACTTTGAGACAACGTCAAAAAGCCAAGAACAGGGATTGTCACAAAGCTATTATGAACTCAGTTTAACCTCAGAGAAAATGTTAGGTGTAGAGTTTGAGAAAGCTGCGGATAAATTTGAAGAACAGGAGAAGGAAGAAGTGAGGACACCGCCTGGTAAAGCATTATCAGAGCAACGGAGACTGTCCTTGAACATTCCTAGAGAGTCTTCAAGAGAAACAACTATAAAGGTAGACAAGTCAAGAAGATTCTCTGAAACATTGTGTCCAATAAGTGGAAGCTTTGATGGGTCAGAAGTTCCTCCATTAACACCATTTGTTGAGACCCACACTTTGCcctttccacctgttgtctccATTACACCAACACCTGCACCACCTGATGGCGTCCAAACAAGGGAAGAAGTTCATGCTGAGGAGCACGAGTCTGGCTCTGAACAATCAGAAAGCCTCTCTGAGATGTTGGACTTGGCTGGTGTCCCACTTCGTCCATCAATCCAGATGAAGGATCATATGAGACGAAAATCAATGCCAACCAGTGCACTCCTTGGTAATGCTTTTGGCAAGCTTGGTTTGTCAGAGCAAATCTTGACAGAGGTGGCAGGGGAGAATCAACAGGAGGACCTTGGCTACTGTGTGTTCAGTGAGTGTTCAGCTCCCTTGCCTTCTCCTGCTGATGTACCAAGTCCTGTGGATTCTCAACACCAGCATTTCCCTTCTTTGGGTTCTGAAGAGGAGGATCCTAGAGTTTCTGAAACTGAAGGTGGACAACTTCAAATGCAACAAAAAGATGAGAGTGAAATTACCCAGATTTGTCAAAAACCTCTGTTGGAAAATAAAGATCCACCAGTGAAGACCTCCATGATTCTTGAGAAAGCTGTGACTAGTGGATTAAAACCAGATCGCTTACGAATCCCAATGACAGCTTCAAAAGACCGCCTTACTGAACTTCGTCTGGAGACTGGCTTACCTGGGGACATAAAAATCCAGGCAATCCCTGAGGTTGATGTTGAAAAAGACCCCTCTAGAGAAGCCTCACCCATCCCACCAGACAGCTCCTTCACTTTCACCCCTGCAGAAACTGGAAGTAGAGTTACTCTGAGTCCTACCAAGCCCAAGTCCCCAGCTGAAGGAACCGCAGAAACACAAGGTGGAGAAAGGCTGGGGAAAGACGATGAACCCAACAACGCTTCAGAATCCAAGACAGCTGATGTAGAactggaggaaaacaaaaagataactGTTGTTGAAGATCACCAAGAAAAAGCTGGTGAAGCAGATATAAACACAACAGCTATGTCAACAGAACCTTTGCAAGCTAGCACGGAACTAAAACCAAGCTTAGGAGAAATAGATACACACATACTCTCAGAAATGACACAGCATTTAAGCATAGAAAAGCCAGCATGTGAGAAGAATCCCCAAATCCAAATACCAGAGGTAACTCTAACTAAAGAATCAGCAAAGCCACAAACATCTTCCCCAATCATTGTAATACCTCAAGCACAAGTAGATGAGGAAGTCGAAGAAGAGGATGACATTGAGATTGCGGAAGAGCCCCAAGAGATTATAGAAGAACCTGAGGAGATTGTGCATTCCACGATAAATATAACAGAGGAAAGTATACCTGATGTACCGGAAATAGAGGAGCAAAAGAAGGACCAAATGAGACTGATGGTTTGTGATAAGATGGCGGACGACGATCCCAAGTCTGGAGCTGAAGAATGGAGCCATAGTGCCCTAAACAGTGATGAAGGGGAGCTTGCTACAGACAGTTCACACTTGTCTCCGTGTTCTGACCATGACCTTCCACAGCAGTCTGAGGAAGGTGACGAAGAAGGAAACAAGAAAGAAGGCTTACAGGTAGTTAAGCTAGAAGGGACAGAAGAAGAGAATCAAGGGGACAAGAAAGACAAAGCATTGCAAGAGGATGTGGAAAGAGTTGATTCTGATGTGATAGGTaatggaaaagagaaaaaagtcaaGATTGAAGAAGATAGCACCAAAAGTAGAGATATAGAGATTGGTGAAGAAGACACCAGTTTTGCAACTAACGATGAAACCACAGTGGATGTGTCTATCCTGGATACAGACAGTGGCTGGATGGACCCTCAAG ATGATGACAAAAGTATAATGACTGAGCAAATCGAAGCCCTTCCTCAGACCCAGAGATCTACCGCTGCATCTACGGTGGTGGACTGCCCTGCTAAACGGCTCCCCGGCAAAGGAAGGGGGCGCCTTGGCACTGCTGAATGTAAAGTGACACGCAAAGCACCAACCTACCATCCGCCAAAAGAGGagataagaaagaaaaaag TAGGCGTGAGGAGGGCTGACCAGAGTAAGGTGTCAGCCCTCCAAAGTCGCTCTCCATCTCGAAAGAGTGGAGCCAAAGTGGCGGCCAGACATCCTAGGCCCGCTCTGCTTCACGGCTCTGCTAGGCACAAGGCCACAG GTATGGCCCACCATCAGCCCCTCAGCGTGGCCCAACCGTCCAGGGAGAGGCCCACT TCGCAACAGAGAAAATCT AGCCCCACGAGGGCCGTTCTGTTAAAGATGGCAGTGCAGCGCGGTGGGGGGGCAGATCAGCGCTCCCCCCGGCCGGGCTCTGCCTGCAGCCTTAAACGGAGCCCCCTTGTGGAGGCGGTGATATGCCAGGCTCGCCCCTCCTCTGCCTGCTCCCGCCCACCCCCTTCACCAAATAAATGG GAGAGAACATACCGCAGCCCCGAGAAGAGGTCATCCCTCCCCAGGCCAGCCAAGTCTCTGACTCGCCACATTCCTGCTGCGGAACAAGAGGACAGTACCCCCTCCAGGCCAACCT CAATCCGAACAGACTCCAGAGGAGACAGCAGGTCTGGAAGAGCCCCTAGTATGCCAG GCCATGATTCAGCCCGGTCCCGGTCGGCCCGAAGCGGTGCCTCCACCCCGGGCTCTGCTGTCACACCCGGCACTCCACCCAGCTACTCTTGCCGCACCCCAGGCTCACGCACCCCCGGCAGCCACACGCCCAAGTCCTTCAGCGTCCTCCAGGAGAAGAAGGTGGCAGTGATTCGCACCCCACCAAAGTCCCCTTCATCGGTTCAGCGGCAGCTGAAGGTCATCAACCAGCCCTTGCCTGACCTGAAGAATGTAAAGTCCAAGGTTGGGTCCACAGCCAATCTCAAGCATCAGCCGAAAGGAGGACAG gttcatattttaagtgaGAAGCTGGACTTCACTCATGTTCAGGCAAAGTGCGGCTCCAAGGATAATCTGAAGCACTCGCCAAAGGGAGGCAAT ATTCACATCCAGACCAAGAAGATTGATTTGAGCCATGTCACCGCCAAATGTGGTTCCATGTCCAACATCCATCACAGACCAG GGGGAGGACATGTCCGTATAGAGAACGTGAAGCTGGATTTCAAAGATAAGGCCCATGCCAAGGTCGGCTCCCTGGATAATGCCAGCCACATGCCCGGAGGGGGGAAtatcatg ATCGAGAGCCACAAACTGAGCTTCCGGGAAACAGCCAAAGCCCGCGTGGACCATGGTGCAGAGATCATAGTCACCCACTCCCCCGGGGTTGAGACAGGAGGCACCTCTCCTCGCCTGTCCTCCGCCGGCAGCATCAACATGGAGTCGCCACAGCTGTCCACGCTGGCGCAGGACGTCACTGCTGCCCTGGCCAAGCAGGGCTTATGA